The proteins below are encoded in one region of uncultured Eubacteriales bacterium:
- the potD gene encoding Spermidine/putrescine ABC transporter spermidine/putrescine-binding protein: MLSAAMLVGALSGCGSTGAAKNEVKVYNWGEYIDESIFDDFEAQTGIKVVYRTFTDNESMYANLSSGGADYDVIIPSDYMISRMIDEDMLEKLDFANIPNFSDIDPTLKNPDYDPTGEYSVPYTWGTVGIIYNTTKVTKPVDSWDILFDSDYAGQILMFDNSRDAIGIALKYLGYSYNTTDEQQIKEAVDLLVQQRSDGLVQSYVMDQIFDKLEGGEAAIGPYYAGDFITMHEVNPDLAFCLPKEGSNVFVDAMCIPKGAVNKANAEAFINFMCSTDAGLANCEATGYSTPLLSVRDALPDEVKNDSVAYPDSEALSRCESFVNLPQNILDLYDSEWLRLKT; this comes from the coding sequence ATGCTGTCCGCGGCGATGCTCGTGGGCGCCCTGTCCGGCTGCGGCAGCACCGGCGCAGCCAAGAACGAGGTAAAGGTGTACAACTGGGGCGAGTATATCGACGAAAGCATCTTTGACGACTTTGAGGCCCAGACCGGCATCAAGGTGGTCTATCGAACCTTCACCGACAACGAGTCCATGTACGCGAACCTCTCTTCTGGCGGCGCGGACTACGACGTCATCATCCCCTCCGACTATATGATCTCCCGCATGATCGACGAGGATATGCTGGAGAAGCTGGACTTTGCCAATATCCCCAACTTCAGCGACATCGACCCCACTTTGAAGAATCCCGACTACGACCCCACGGGCGAGTACAGCGTGCCCTACACCTGGGGCACCGTGGGCATTATCTACAACACCACCAAAGTGACCAAGCCCGTTGATAGCTGGGATATCCTTTTCGACTCGGACTACGCGGGACAGATTTTGATGTTTGATAACTCCCGGGACGCAATCGGCATTGCCCTCAAGTACCTGGGCTACTCCTATAACACCACCGACGAACAGCAGATCAAGGAGGCCGTCGACCTGCTGGTACAGCAACGCTCGGACGGGTTGGTGCAGTCCTACGTGATGGACCAGATTTTCGACAAGCTGGAGGGCGGCGAAGCCGCCATCGGCCCCTACTACGCCGGGGATTTCATCACCATGCATGAGGTAAACCCCGATCTGGCCTTCTGCCTGCCCAAGGAGGGCTCCAACGTCTTCGTGGACGCCATGTGCATCCCCAAAGGGGCGGTCAATAAAGCAAACGCCGAAGCCTTCATCAATTTCATGTGCTCCACCGATGCGGGGCTTGCCAACTGCGAGGCCACCGGGTATTCCACCCCCCTCCTCTCCGTAAGAGACGCCCTGCCCGACGAGGTGAAGAACGACAGCGTCGCCTACCCCGACAGCGAGGCACTGAGCCGGTGCGAGAGCTTTGTCAACCTGCCCCAGAATATTCTGGACCTTTACGACAGCGAGTGGCTACGGCTCAAGACCTGA
- a CDS encoding ABC transporter, permease protein, with product MKKNGFFSNLFMVLVFLFLYAPIFVLIVFSFNALKSRTVWGGFSLQWYIQLFQNTRILDALKTTLLISVIAAVVATIAGTAAAIGFHNMKRRPRGILMTVSNVTMTNAEIITGVSMMLLFVFAGRVLGFNQGFGTLLIAHITFDIPYVILSVMPKLRQLDPNIYEAAQDLGATGLLAFRKVVLPEIMPGVLNGMLIAFTMSIDDFIISYFTAGSETTTLALEIYSMTRKRISPEINALSTLMFLTVLILLVVVNVRQTRQESAEKRKAAKLIPVETAALIDETEEGL from the coding sequence GTGAAGAAGAACGGCTTTTTCTCTAATCTCTTTATGGTGTTGGTATTCCTCTTCCTCTACGCGCCCATTTTCGTCCTCATCGTCTTCTCCTTCAACGCGCTCAAGAGCCGGACGGTGTGGGGCGGGTTCTCCCTTCAGTGGTATATCCAGCTCTTCCAGAACACCCGCATTCTGGACGCGCTCAAGACCACGCTGCTCATCTCGGTCATCGCGGCGGTGGTTGCCACCATCGCGGGTACGGCGGCTGCTATCGGGTTCCACAACATGAAACGGCGGCCCCGTGGCATCTTAATGACGGTGAGCAACGTGACCATGACCAACGCCGAGATCATCACCGGCGTATCCATGATGCTCCTCTTCGTCTTCGCAGGGCGGGTCCTGGGGTTCAATCAGGGGTTCGGCACTCTGCTGATCGCTCACATCACCTTTGATATCCCTTATGTCATCTTATCGGTGATGCCCAAGCTCCGCCAGCTCGACCCCAACATTTACGAGGCAGCCCAGGACCTGGGAGCCACCGGCCTTCTCGCCTTCCGCAAGGTGGTGCTGCCCGAGATCATGCCCGGCGTGCTCAACGGTATGCTTATCGCCTTCACCATGAGTATCGACGACTTCATCATCAGCTACTTCACGGCGGGCAGCGAGACCACTACCCTTGCCCTGGAGATCTACTCCATGACGCGCAAGCGCATCAGCCCGGAGATCAACGCGCTGAGTACCCTCATGTTCCTTACGGTACTCATCCTGCTGGTGGTGGTCAACGTCCGCCAGACCCGGCAGGAGAGCGCCGAAAAGCGCAAAGCCGCCAAACTGATCCCCGTGGAGACCGCAGCCCTCATCGACGAGACTGAGGAAGGGCTTTGA
- the der gene encoding GTPase Der — protein MPKPLIAIVGRPNVGKSMLFNKLAGARLSIVEDTPGVTRDRLYAESEWRNRKFDMVDTGGIEPGTDNEILSFMREQAEIAIDNATVIVFVCDIKTGMTASDQEVANLLLRSGKPVVLAVNKMDSVGATNPDIYEFYNLGLGDPIAVSAVHGHGTGDLLDECFKYFPPEEEEEEGSDTIKVAVIGKPNVGKSSLVNRILGVERVIVSDVAGTTRDAVDSYFENEKGKYILIDTAGMRKKAKVDDRIEKFSVLRATMAIERADVCLIMIDAGEGVTEQDTKVAGLAHEAGKACIIVVNKWDSIEKDDKTMDKMRNDIRRDLSYMTYAPILFISAKTGQRVDRLFELINYVSDQAALRITTGMLNTVLADATGRVQPPTDKGRRLKIYYMTQVGVKPPHFVVFCNDAQLFHFSYQRYIENQIRNTFGLEGTPVILTVRQKSDKEG, from the coding sequence ATGCCCAAACCCCTGATTGCTATTGTGGGCCGCCCCAATGTGGGCAAATCCATGCTCTTCAACAAGCTGGCGGGAGCACGCCTCTCCATCGTTGAGGACACCCCCGGCGTCACCCGGGATCGCCTGTACGCTGAGAGCGAGTGGCGTAACCGCAAATTTGACATGGTGGATACCGGCGGCATAGAGCCGGGCACCGACAACGAGATACTCTCCTTCATGCGTGAGCAGGCTGAGATTGCCATCGATAACGCCACCGTTATCGTCTTTGTCTGTGACATCAAGACCGGCATGACCGCCTCTGACCAGGAGGTGGCGAATCTGCTTCTCCGCTCCGGCAAGCCCGTGGTGCTGGCGGTGAACAAGATGGACTCGGTAGGCGCGACGAATCCTGACATCTACGAGTTCTACAACCTGGGCCTGGGCGACCCCATTGCCGTTTCCGCTGTTCATGGCCACGGCACCGGCGATCTGCTTGACGAGTGTTTCAAGTACTTTCCCCCTGAGGAAGAGGAGGAAGAGGGGAGCGACACCATCAAGGTGGCCGTTATTGGCAAGCCCAACGTGGGCAAGTCGAGCCTCGTTAACCGTATCCTGGGGGTGGAGCGGGTTATTGTTTCCGATGTGGCGGGTACCACCCGGGACGCGGTGGACAGCTACTTTGAAAACGAGAAGGGCAAGTATATCCTCATCGACACCGCTGGCATGCGCAAGAAGGCCAAGGTGGACGACCGCATCGAGAAGTTCTCCGTCCTCCGCGCCACAATGGCGATTGAGCGGGCCGACGTCTGCCTTATCATGATCGACGCGGGCGAAGGCGTCACCGAGCAGGACACCAAGGTGGCAGGTCTCGCCCATGAGGCGGGCAAGGCCTGCATTATCGTCGTCAACAAGTGGGATTCCATTGAGAAGGACGACAAGACCATGGACAAGATGCGTAACGATATCCGCCGGGACCTCTCCTATATGACCTATGCCCCCATCCTCTTTATCTCCGCCAAGACCGGCCAGCGGGTGGATCGGCTTTTTGAACTGATTAACTACGTCTCCGACCAGGCCGCCCTGCGCATCACCACCGGTATGCTCAACACCGTCCTGGCAGATGCCACGGGGCGGGTCCAGCCCCCCACAGACAAGGGCCGCCGTCTGAAGATCTACTACATGACTCAGGTGGGTGTCAAGCCTCCCCACTTTGTGGTCTTTTGTAACGACGCCCAGCTATTCCACTTCTCGTACCAGCGTTATATCGAAAATCAAATCCGCAACACCTTCGGCCTGGAGGGGACGCCGGTCATCCTCACCGTCCGGCAGAAGAGTGATAAGGAGGGGTAA
- the plsY gene encoding Glycerol-3-phosphate acyltransferase — MPGEIKVILVFAVVAVASYFLGCFNGAVIVSKYILRDDVRTHGSGNAGLTNFYRTFGGPLTLVVILCDVIKAVIAVLIGVRMIGLVMQAPLLGKYFAGTFCMIGHMFPCMFKFKGGKGILSGGTIAIMIDWRVALVVWGGFIILAVLTRWVSLGSCWAGLTFPISTWFVFYDPMCTLLAAVCCALILWKHRGNIQRILKGEESKFSFHRKP, encoded by the coding sequence ATGCCAGGTGAGATAAAGGTGATTCTGGTTTTTGCTGTGGTAGCCGTTGCCTCGTATTTTCTGGGCTGTTTCAACGGTGCGGTCATTGTCTCCAAGTACATCCTGCGGGACGATGTGCGAACCCACGGCAGCGGCAACGCCGGCCTCACCAACTTCTACCGCACCTTCGGCGGTCCGCTGACCTTAGTAGTCATCCTCTGCGACGTGATCAAGGCAGTCATCGCGGTGCTGATTGGTGTGAGGATGATCGGGCTGGTGATGCAAGCGCCTCTTCTGGGCAAATACTTCGCCGGTACCTTCTGTATGATCGGCCATATGTTCCCCTGTATGTTTAAGTTTAAGGGTGGTAAGGGTATCCTCTCCGGCGGCACCATCGCCATCATGATCGACTGGCGGGTGGCCCTGGTGGTCTGGGGCGGCTTTATTATTCTGGCCGTTCTCACCAGATGGGTCTCTCTCGGCTCTTGCTGGGCGGGCCTTACCTTCCCCATCTCCACCTGGTTCGTTTTCTATGACCCTATGTGTACCCTCCTCGCTGCCGTCTGCTGTGCCCTCATCCTCTGGAAGCACCGGGGAAACATCCAGCGCATTCTAAAGGGCGAGGAGTCCAAATTTAGTTTCCACCGCAAGCCATAG
- the potA gene encoding polyamine transporter subunit; ATP-binding component of ABC superfamily (Evidence 2a : Function of homologous gene experimentally demonstrated in an other organism; PubMedId : 11976340; Product type t : transporter), giving the protein MAKELIRLSDCFMKFEDDVVLDHINLYINDKEFLTLLGPSGCGKTTTLRIIGGFLKPTGGDVFFDGVRINDVPPHKRKVNTVFQKYALFTHMNIFENVAFGLRISKTPEAELTARVEEALALVNLAGYGKRSVNSLSGGQQQRVAIARAIVNRPQVLLLDEPLGALDLKLRKDMQVELKRIQQQVGITFIYVTHDQEEALTMSDTVVVMNEGKIQQIGSPEAIYNEPKNAFVADFIGESNIIDGVMYEDKMVGMYGKKFPCLDSGFAPNEPVDIVIRPEDIDIVSVAEGQLTGTVTEVTFKGMHYDIIVDFRGFKWLIQTTDYSPVGTKIGVKIDPDGFHIMKKSQYSGMFGDYSSYSAEYDELNEEPADEEEEDEE; this is encoded by the coding sequence ATGGCAAAAGAATTAATCCGCCTGTCGGATTGCTTTATGAAATTTGAGGACGACGTAGTTTTGGACCACATCAACCTCTATATCAATGATAAGGAATTCCTCACGCTGCTCGGTCCCTCCGGCTGCGGCAAGACAACCACGCTTCGCATCATCGGTGGTTTTCTTAAGCCTACGGGAGGGGACGTGTTTTTTGACGGCGTGAGGATTAATGATGTCCCGCCCCACAAACGGAAGGTCAACACGGTTTTCCAGAAGTATGCCCTGTTCACCCACATGAACATCTTTGAGAATGTGGCCTTCGGCCTGCGCATCTCCAAGACACCGGAGGCCGAGCTTACGGCGCGGGTAGAGGAGGCTTTAGCCCTGGTAAACTTGGCGGGGTATGGGAAACGGAGCGTCAACTCCCTCTCCGGCGGACAGCAGCAGCGCGTCGCCATAGCCCGGGCCATCGTGAATCGGCCTCAGGTGCTCCTACTGGACGAGCCGCTGGGCGCGCTGGACCTAAAGCTCCGCAAGGACATGCAGGTGGAGCTCAAGCGCATCCAGCAGCAGGTTGGCATCACGTTCATCTACGTCACCCACGACCAGGAGGAAGCCCTCACCATGTCGGATACCGTGGTGGTTATGAACGAGGGCAAGATCCAGCAGATTGGCTCCCCCGAGGCCATCTACAACGAGCCGAAGAACGCCTTTGTGGCCGACTTCATCGGTGAGAGCAACATTATCGACGGCGTGATGTACGAGGACAAGATGGTGGGGATGTACGGCAAAAAATTCCCCTGTCTGGACAGCGGCTTTGCTCCCAACGAGCCGGTGGACATCGTCATCCGGCCCGAGGACATTGACATTGTCTCCGTGGCGGAAGGCCAGCTCACCGGCACGGTGACCGAGGTCACCTTCAAGGGGATGCACTACGATATCATCGTAGACTTTCGCGGTTTCAAGTGGCTCATCCAGACCACCGACTACTCCCCCGTTGGCACCAAAATCGGCGTGAAGATTGACCCAGACGGTTTCCACATCATGAAGAAGAGCCAGTACTCCGGTATGTTCGGGGACTACAGCTCCTATTCCGCCGAGTACGACGAGCTCAACGAGGAGCCCGCCGACGAGGAGGAAGAGGATGAAGAGTAA
- a CDS encoding conserved hypothetical protein (Evidence 4 : Homologs of previously reported genes of unknown function), translating into MRLNLREIIHVPGAVLPFDFQMDLSDLEWSGEHYAPNPVHVTGLVRNMAGALVLECEASTKLALTCDRCLKPFTGEKTVILDTLLATELAGEESDTIILLEKDELPLGDLVRETFILEMDTKHLCSEECKGLCAKCGADLNDGPCNCKPDIDPRLAALAQLLDDKKPEN; encoded by the coding sequence ATGCGACTGAACCTGCGTGAAATCATCCATGTGCCCGGCGCTGTCCTGCCTTTCGACTTTCAGATGGACCTGTCTGATCTGGAGTGGAGCGGCGAGCACTACGCCCCCAACCCCGTACATGTGACCGGGCTGGTTCGGAACATGGCTGGCGCCCTGGTCCTGGAGTGCGAGGCGTCAACAAAGCTGGCGCTCACCTGCGACCGCTGTCTCAAGCCTTTCACCGGGGAGAAGACCGTCATCCTTGATACCCTGCTGGCCACCGAGCTGGCCGGGGAGGAGAGCGATACGATCATTCTTTTGGAGAAGGACGAGCTGCCCTTGGGTGACTTGGTTCGGGAGACCTTTATCCTTGAAATGGATACCAAGCATCTCTGCTCAGAAGAGTGCAAGGGACTTTGCGCCAAGTGCGGGGCGGATCTGAACGACGGCCCCTGTAACTGCAAGCCCGACATCGATCCACGTTTGGCCGCGCTCGCGCAGCTGTTGGATGATAAGAAACCTGAGAATTAA
- the rpmF gene encoding 50S ribosomal protein L32: MAVPKSKVSKQRRNKRRSSVWKLETPNATTCPKCGAFRLPHRMCKSCMTYNGIVLGKPETEAAK, from the coding sequence ATGGCGGTTCCAAAAAGTAAAGTATCCAAGCAGCGCCGGAACAAGCGTCGCAGCTCCGTATGGAAGCTGGAGACTCCCAATGCCACGACCTGCCCCAAGTGCGGCGCGTTTCGCCTGCCCCACCGGATGTGCAAGTCCTGCATGACCTATAACGGGATTGTGCTGGGCAAGCCCGAGACCGAGGCTGCGAAGTAA
- a CDS encoding putative FeS-containing Cyanobacterial-specific oxidoreductase (Evidence 3 : Function proposed based on presence of conserved amino acid motif, structural feature or limited homology), which translates to MSLTVIQSIDPGSPAERAGVRVGETLTHVGAHPIVDVLDYKYYTYDAHLELALKTLDGSARTLRVKKRDGEDLGLNFETYLMDRARCCANNCIFCFVDQLPQGMRDSLYFKDDDARLSFLTGNYITLTNLSERELQRIVDLRISPLNISVHATNPELRAQMLGHRNGGAGMELLRRFAAAGITMNCQIVSCPGINDGPELQRSMEDLASLYPGVNSVSIVPVGLTKHRQGLSNLRPYEKIEAAAVVDMVEEYGRACREKHGTTLFWCSDEFYLKAGRALPENKYYEEYTQLENGVGMLRLLMTEFRSALSLADEVESITPFSAATGLAAAPFISALIDMAAVKCHTRKGQVFPLVNNFFGETIDVAGLITGKDLITQLRGKELGERLLIPVNMLRHGEDVFLDDVTIADVERELKVRVRPVNQDGFDLCDAIFET; encoded by the coding sequence ATGAGCCTTACCGTCATCCAGTCCATCGACCCCGGCAGCCCCGCCGAGCGCGCCGGCGTGCGTGTGGGGGAGACCCTCACCCACGTGGGGGCCCATCCCATCGTGGACGTACTGGATTACAAATACTATACCTACGATGCCCATCTGGAGCTCGCCCTGAAGACCCTAGACGGAAGCGCGCGCACCCTCCGGGTGAAGAAACGGGACGGGGAGGACTTGGGACTCAATTTTGAGACCTATCTCATGGACCGGGCCCGCTGCTGCGCCAATAACTGCATCTTTTGCTTTGTGGATCAGCTTCCCCAGGGGATGCGTGATAGCCTCTACTTCAAGGACGACGACGCCCGCCTCTCCTTCCTGACGGGCAACTATATTACACTGACGAACCTTTCAGAGCGGGAGCTGCAGCGCATCGTCGACCTGCGCATCTCCCCCCTCAATATCTCGGTCCACGCCACCAATCCCGAGCTGCGGGCCCAGATGCTGGGCCACCGCAACGGGGGCGCGGGGATGGAGCTCCTGCGGCGCTTTGCTGCGGCAGGCATCACCATGAACTGCCAAATCGTCTCCTGCCCCGGCATCAACGACGGGCCGGAGCTCCAGCGCAGCATGGAGGACCTGGCCTCCCTTTATCCGGGGGTCAACTCAGTGTCTATCGTGCCTGTGGGCCTCACCAAGCACCGCCAGGGCCTCTCCAACCTGCGCCCTTATGAGAAAATCGAGGCAGCCGCTGTGGTGGATATGGTGGAGGAGTATGGCCGTGCCTGCCGGGAAAAGCATGGCACTACCCTCTTCTGGTGTTCCGACGAATTTTACCTCAAGGCAGGCCGCGCTCTTCCGGAGAACAAGTATTACGAGGAGTACACCCAGCTCGAGAACGGTGTGGGGATGCTCCGCCTGCTGATGACAGAATTCCGCTCAGCCCTCTCCCTGGCGGATGAGGTGGAATCCATCACCCCATTCTCCGCCGCCACTGGCTTGGCTGCAGCTCCTTTTATCAGCGCGCTTATTGATATGGCCGCCGTAAAGTGTCATACTAGGAAGGGCCAGGTCTTTCCCTTGGTGAACAATTTTTTTGGGGAGACCATTGATGTGGCCGGGCTCATCACCGGCAAGGACCTAATTACCCAGCTCCGGGGCAAGGAACTGGGCGAAAGGCTCTTGATTCCTGTCAACATGCTTCGCCACGGGGAGGACGTATTCCTGGACGACGTCACCATCGCCGATGTGGAGCGTGAGCTGAAGGTCCGAGTCCGTCCCGTCAACCAGGACGGGTTCGACCTATGCGATGCTATCTTTGAAACGTAA
- the potB gene encoding Spermidine/putrescine ABC transporter permease protein: MKSNKGLAAPYVAWMAVFVVAPLLLIVVYAFTGKDGGFTLANFSTMNQYLGVFGNSFLLAIIATLICILLGYPLAYFLARSGGFLKSIATMLIMLPMWMNFLLRTYSWMSILEDTGLINKLLQAIHFFDLWNSLLGTNIEFFHMINTPGAVVLGMVYNYLPFMVLPIFSVIVKIDPRLIEAAQDLGANSRKVFQRVTFPLSLPGVLSGVTMVFIPSVSTFVITKLLGGGMTMMLGDLIEMQFLGAAYNPHLGSAISLVMMVIVLVCMAVMNRFGEGEEEAMLL; this comes from the coding sequence ATGAAGAGTAACAAGGGTCTCGCCGCGCCTTATGTGGCATGGATGGCCGTCTTCGTGGTGGCCCCGCTGCTGCTCATCGTGGTATACGCCTTCACCGGCAAGGACGGCGGCTTTACACTGGCGAATTTCTCAACCATGAACCAGTACCTGGGCGTCTTCGGCAACTCCTTCCTGCTGGCGATCATCGCCACCCTGATCTGTATCCTGCTGGGCTATCCTCTGGCCTATTTCCTGGCCCGGTCGGGCGGCTTTCTAAAAAGCATTGCCACCATGCTCATTATGCTCCCCATGTGGATGAATTTTCTCCTGCGCACTTACTCGTGGATGTCCATTCTGGAGGATACGGGGCTAATCAACAAGCTATTGCAGGCAATCCACTTCTTTGACCTGTGGAACAGTCTTTTGGGCACCAACATCGAATTCTTTCACATGATCAACACTCCCGGTGCGGTGGTGTTGGGGATGGTTTACAACTATCTTCCCTTTATGGTACTGCCCATTTTCTCGGTCATTGTAAAAATCGACCCCCGGCTCATCGAGGCGGCCCAGGACCTGGGGGCCAACAGCCGGAAGGTCTTCCAGCGGGTGACCTTTCCGCTGAGCCTGCCCGGCGTGCTGTCTGGTGTTACGATGGTGTTCATCCCCTCGGTGTCCACCTTCGTCATCACTAAGCTCCTCGGCGGCGGGATGACCATGATGCTGGGCGACCTTATCGAGATGCAGTTTTTGGGTGCCGCCTACAACCCCCATCTGGGCTCCGCAATCTCCCTTGTAATGATGGTCATCGTGCTGGTTTGCATGGCCGTAATGAACCGGTTTGGTGAGGGCGAGGAGGAGGCGATGCTGCTGTGA
- a CDS encoding Pseudouridine synthase, RluA family, translated as MKEFTIQKNDAGQRLDRWLGKTLPLLPTPLAQKYIRLKRVKLNGRGAQRDTRLALGDVLQLYINDEFFDTPKEENAFLSIFNPHLSVVYEDENLLLVDKRPGIVVHPDETERVNTLITHIQAYLYQKKEWNPRDEHSFAPALCNRIDRNTGGIVIAAKNAETLRVMNDKIKDREIEKYYLAAVLGRMNPPEGKLEGFLLKDEAKKQVTVYHRPIPGGKSAATLYKTLRVKDGLSLVECQLLTGRTHQIRAQFADAGCPLLGDGKYGREKENKKYGRTGGQALYSYKLTFTFPTDAGILDGLRGKTFTVEDVDFVGEYFK; from the coding sequence ATGAAGGAATTCACCATACAGAAAAACGACGCGGGGCAGCGGCTGGACCGGTGGCTGGGCAAGACCCTGCCCCTCCTCCCCACGCCTTTGGCCCAGAAGTATATCCGGCTCAAGCGGGTAAAGCTCAACGGCAGGGGGGCCCAGCGGGATACCCGGCTGGCGCTTGGGGACGTACTACAATTATACATTAACGACGAGTTTTTTGATACCCCAAAAGAGGAAAATGCCTTTTTATCCATCTTTAATCCCCATCTGAGCGTCGTCTACGAGGACGAAAACCTCCTGCTGGTGGACAAGCGGCCGGGCATCGTGGTCCACCCCGACGAGACGGAGCGGGTGAACACCCTCATCACCCACATCCAAGCCTACCTCTACCAGAAGAAGGAGTGGAACCCCAGAGACGAGCACTCCTTCGCCCCCGCCCTGTGCAACCGCATCGACCGCAACACCGGCGGCATCGTCATCGCCGCCAAGAACGCTGAGACGCTGCGCGTTATGAATGACAAGATCAAAGACCGAGAGATTGAGAAGTACTATCTGGCAGCGGTGCTGGGGCGGATGAACCCTCCGGAGGGAAAGCTGGAAGGTTTCTTACTCAAGGACGAAGCCAAAAAGCAGGTGACGGTCTACCACCGGCCTATCCCCGGCGGGAAGAGCGCCGCTACCTTATATAAAACGCTCCGGGTGAAGGACGGTCTCTCTCTGGTGGAGTGCCAGCTCCTCACCGGGCGGACCCACCAGATCCGTGCCCAGTTCGCCGACGCGGGCTGCCCCCTGCTGGGGGACGGAAAGTATGGCCGTGAAAAAGAGAACAAGAAATATGGACGCACGGGCGGGCAGGCCCTCTACTCCTACAAGCTCACGTTCACTTTCCCCACCGATGCGGGGATATTGGACGGGCTGCGGGGAAAAACCTTTACTGTGGAGGACGTGGATTTCGTCGGGGAATACTTTAAATAA
- the gpsA gene encoding Glycerol-3-phosphate dehydrogenase (NAD(P)+) has product MKISVLGSGAWGTALAMVLLENGHDVTLWSYAEEESRVLRETGENPMLKGVSLPKDLNLTSDMSCVKDCEVIVLATPSFAVRTTARKLAELASPGTVVVSVSKGIEKDTSLTLTEVIGEELGDSCKVVALSGPSHAEEVGRGVPTTVVSASRDQYAAELVQDLFMNQRFRVYASGDVVGVELSAALKNVIALCAGVCDGMGYGDNTKAALMTRGLTEIARLGEALGGRKETFAGLAGVGDLIVTCTSMHSRNRRCGILIGQGVPVHEAIKEIGAVVEGYYAAATAKDLADKHGVDMPITQAAYSVLYEGKDPRKVITELMTRAKKHEIEESWL; this is encoded by the coding sequence ATGAAAATTTCCGTACTCGGCTCCGGCGCCTGGGGCACCGCCCTCGCCATGGTGCTCCTGGAGAACGGCCACGACGTTACCCTCTGGTCCTATGCGGAAGAGGAATCCCGGGTTCTCAGGGAGACGGGGGAGAACCCCATGCTCAAGGGAGTATCCTTGCCCAAGGACTTGAACCTCACCAGCGATATGAGCTGCGTTAAGGACTGTGAAGTAATTGTGCTTGCAACACCTTCCTTTGCTGTCCGTACCACCGCTCGCAAGCTGGCGGAGTTGGCCTCTCCCGGCACTGTGGTGGTCTCGGTCTCAAAGGGCATCGAGAAGGACACCTCGCTCACCCTCACCGAGGTCATTGGGGAGGAGTTGGGGGATAGCTGTAAAGTGGTTGCCCTTTCTGGTCCATCCCACGCAGAGGAGGTGGGCCGTGGCGTACCTACCACCGTAGTCTCCGCCTCACGGGACCAGTACGCCGCCGAGCTGGTGCAGGACCTCTTCATGAACCAGCGTTTCCGGGTCTACGCTTCGGGAGACGTGGTGGGGGTGGAGCTTTCCGCCGCCCTCAAGAACGTCATCGCCCTCTGCGCCGGCGTGTGCGACGGCATGGGCTACGGGGACAACACCAAGGCAGCCCTTATGACTCGGGGCCTCACCGAAATTGCCCGCCTTGGGGAGGCCCTGGGTGGCCGGAAGGAGACCTTTGCCGGCCTAGCCGGGGTGGGGGACCTGATCGTCACATGCACTTCCATGCACTCCCGCAACCGCCGCTGCGGCATCCTCATTGGACAGGGCGTTCCGGTACACGAGGCTATCAAGGAGATCGGCGCTGTGGTTGAGGGGTACTATGCCGCCGCAACCGCCAAGGATCTCGCCGACAAGCACGGGGTGGATATGCCCATTACCCAGGCGGCCTATTCTGTCCTTTACGAGGGCAAGGACCCCCGCAAGGTCATCACCGAGCTGATGACGCGCGCTAAGAAACATGAGATCGAGGAGAGCTGGCTTTAA